A portion of the Liberibacter crescens BT-1 genome contains these proteins:
- a CDS encoding TIGR00282 family metallophosphoesterase: MRLLFLGDMVGRTGRSIVHKTVPRLIQNLKLDFVIVNGENSAGGFGITEKIFLETINSGVDVMTTGNHVWDQKEAIIFSQRHNRFLRPANYPSGTPGYSSGLYSARNGARVLVTNIMGRVFMNPILDDPFKTAETILKDCPLKEQADVIVFDFHAEATSEKQCFAHFVDGRVSLVVGTHTHVPTADFQILDNGTGYISDVGMCGDYNSSIGLDKEEPLNRFISQIPHNKFTVAEGPATLCGICAEISDVTGLTEKIAPLRIGARLSETLPTFWT; this comes from the coding sequence ATGAGGCTTCTTTTTCTTGGTGATATGGTCGGAAGAACAGGACGATCTATTGTACATAAAACTGTTCCACGTCTTATTCAAAATCTTAAACTCGATTTTGTTATTGTTAATGGTGAAAATAGTGCTGGCGGCTTTGGTATCACTGAAAAGATTTTTCTTGAAACTATAAACTCTGGCGTTGATGTAATGACCACTGGGAATCATGTTTGGGATCAAAAGGAAGCAATTATATTTTCACAACGCCATAATCGATTTTTACGTCCTGCAAATTATCCTTCTGGTACTCCTGGATACAGTTCCGGTCTTTATTCTGCCAGAAACGGAGCGCGGGTTCTTGTAACGAATATTATGGGACGCGTTTTTATGAATCCTATATTAGACGATCCTTTCAAAACAGCAGAGACAATATTAAAAGATTGTCCTTTAAAAGAACAAGCAGATGTTATAGTTTTTGATTTTCATGCAGAAGCTACAAGTGAAAAACAATGTTTTGCTCATTTCGTTGATGGACGTGTCAGTCTCGTAGTAGGGACACATACTCATGTTCCTACTGCTGACTTTCAAATTCTTGATAACGGCACTGGATATATTTCAGATGTAGGAATGTGTGGAGATTATAATTCTTCTATTGGATTAGATAAGGAAGAACCTCTTAATCGATTTATTTCTCAAATCCCCCATAACAAGTTTACGGTTGCTGAAGGACCAGCAACTTTATGTGGTATTTGTGCTGAAATTTCTGATGTCACAGGATTAACTGAAAAGATTGCTCCTTTACGTATTGGCGCACGACTTTCTGAAACTTTACCAACTTTTTGGACATAA
- a CDS encoding YebC/PmpR family DNA-binding transcriptional regulator gives MAGHSQFKNIMHRKGRQDAMRSKIFSKIAREITVATKLGSPEPSENSRLRLAIQNAKVHSMPKDNIERAIKKALGNNTENYINVRYEGYGPGGIAIIVEALTDNRNRTASNVRSIFTKSGGSLGETGSVSFCFEQLGEIIYKSAIADPDIIMEAAIEAGAHNFFLEDEEYIIHSPFEIISDVSKKLEELFNEANSVKIIWKPKNPITILEEEKIKSLLKMMDLLEEDEDIQNVYSNLEVPNEMIEKALIIS, from the coding sequence ATGGCTGGTCATTCACAATTCAAGAACATTATGCATCGAAAAGGACGTCAAGATGCTATGCGATCTAAAATATTTTCTAAAATCGCACGTGAGATAACTGTTGCAACAAAACTGGGCAGCCCGGAACCATCAGAAAATTCTCGTCTACGCCTTGCTATTCAAAATGCTAAAGTTCATTCAATGCCTAAGGATAATATTGAGCGTGCAATTAAAAAAGCACTTGGTAATAATACAGAAAACTATATAAATGTTCGATATGAGGGCTATGGCCCTGGAGGTATTGCAATCATAGTTGAAGCTCTTACCGATAACCGTAATCGTACAGCCTCCAATGTGCGTTCTATTTTTACTAAGTCAGGCGGTTCTTTAGGAGAAACAGGCTCTGTCTCCTTTTGCTTTGAACAACTTGGAGAAATCATTTACAAATCAGCAATTGCCGATCCTGATATAATTATGGAAGCAGCAATTGAAGCAGGAGCTCATAATTTTTTCTTAGAAGACGAAGAATATATTATACATTCTCCGTTTGAAATTATTAGTGATGTTTCTAAAAAACTAGAAGAACTTTTTAATGAAGCCAATAGCGTAAAAATCATCTGGAAGCCTAAAAATCCTATAACAATCTTGGAGGAAGAAAAAATTAAATCTCTATTGAAAATGATGGATCTTCTAGAAGAAGACGAAGATATTCAAAATGTTTACTCTAACCTTGAAGTTCCTAACGAAATGATCGAAAAAGCTCTTATAATTTCATAG
- a CDS encoding cytochrome c biogenesis protein DipZ gives MNFFEIWLSFLEGLALIFSACILPMLPIVLSTSVEGGRKRPFGIILGFIMAFSSFAFLSRTLVMALGFNLNIIRYSSFVLLALCGFVLLSSTMSDTFSVYTQRFSNVGHRLFRNANDGFFSGILIGLLIGVVWTPCAGPILSAALVQIIQQKYDFNAILMVTSFVVGVSFPMLLISLIGKSMMEKFGFLIKHTESVRKVFGVIILLSIGFMVLEGDAQFFSVSNDSSSTMIEKSFGSKVSGLQGTLETPYPAPKFIGLITWLNSKPLTIEELKNKVILIDFWTYSCINCIRTLPYIKRWYRDYREKGLIIIGIHAPEFEFEKNVANVNNAIIRYHIEYPVALDNNLDTWTSFKNLYWPAHYLIDQKGRVVYKHFGEGSYLETENNIRYLLGFEKKIDVIEDKAAISRNQSPETYLGYKRSKNFFSVENMKHDATQIYTAPKFIPSNHWALSGAWTVGSEHVTSEAAGAALQYNFISGKVFLVLGTKGGKPIRARLTLNREPLGQAAGSDVVNGVLDVEQYKLYELISQSKVKNGLLKIEADSPGLEAYAFTFGK, from the coding sequence ATGAATTTCTTCGAAATTTGGTTATCATTTCTAGAAGGTTTGGCATTAATCTTCAGTGCCTGTATCCTACCCATGTTGCCGATTGTACTAAGCACGTCAGTGGAAGGTGGGAGGAAGCGTCCATTCGGTATTATCCTTGGATTCATTATGGCCTTTTCTTCCTTTGCATTCTTGTCGCGCACTTTAGTGATGGCATTGGGCTTTAATCTTAACATTATCAGATACAGTTCTTTTGTCTTACTGGCACTGTGCGGTTTTGTATTATTGTCCAGTACTATGTCCGACACATTCAGCGTTTATACACAACGTTTCTCTAATGTAGGACATCGATTATTCAGAAATGCTAACGACGGTTTTTTTAGCGGTATTTTAATCGGTTTGTTAATCGGGGTAGTCTGGACTCCCTGTGCAGGGCCTATTCTTTCCGCTGCTCTTGTACAGATAATACAACAAAAATACGATTTTAACGCGATTTTGATGGTAACGTCCTTTGTCGTTGGCGTTAGCTTTCCTATGTTACTGATTTCTCTGATAGGGAAAAGCATGATGGAGAAGTTTGGCTTTTTAATAAAGCATACAGAAAGTGTTCGTAAAGTCTTTGGTGTTATCATCTTGCTCTCTATTGGGTTCATGGTTTTAGAGGGAGATGCGCAATTCTTTTCAGTCTCGAACGATTCATCTTCTACGATGATAGAAAAATCTTTTGGTTCTAAGGTCTCTGGCCTTCAGGGAACGCTTGAAACACCTTATCCTGCACCAAAATTTATAGGTCTGATAACATGGTTGAATAGCAAACCGCTAACCATAGAAGAACTAAAAAACAAGGTTATTTTGATTGACTTTTGGACTTATTCTTGCATAAATTGTATTAGAACTTTGCCCTATATTAAAAGATGGTATCGTGACTACCGTGAAAAGGGATTGATTATTATTGGTATCCATGCGCCGGAGTTCGAGTTTGAGAAAAACGTGGCGAATGTTAATAATGCAATTATCAGATACCATATCGAATATCCTGTAGCACTTGACAATAATCTTGATACGTGGACTTCTTTTAAGAATCTTTATTGGCCTGCACATTACTTGATAGATCAGAAGGGGCGTGTGGTCTATAAGCATTTTGGAGAAGGTAGCTATTTAGAGACAGAAAACAATATTCGTTATCTTCTTGGCTTTGAAAAAAAAATTGATGTTATAGAAGATAAAGCTGCTATTAGCAGAAACCAGTCACCTGAGACTTACCTAGGGTACAAACGTTCTAAAAATTTCTTTAGTGTTGAGAATATGAAACATGATGCTACACAAATTTACACAGCGCCAAAATTCATTCCTTCTAATCATTGGGCGCTCTCTGGTGCGTGGACGGTTGGTTCGGAGCATGTCACTTCCGAAGCAGCTGGTGCAGCCTTACAATATAATTTCATCTCTGGAAAAGTATTTCTGGTATTGGGGACAAAGGGAGGTAAGCCTATCAGAGCTCGTTTGACGCTCAACAGAGAGCCCCTTGGTCAAGCAGCAGGCAGTGATGTTGTGAATGGTGTGTTAGATGTTGAACAATATAAACTCTATGAACTGATTAGCCAGTCTAAGGTCAAGAACGGCCTCTTGAAAATTGAAGCAGATTCGCCTGGGCTGGAAGCTTACGCTTTTACCTTCGGAAAATGA
- the msrA gene encoding peptide-methionine (S)-S-oxide reductase MsrA — protein sequence MKNVSRAEAVKISLLIALAFRVCFCVKAYAVESGIETNQIIMPVTKTIVLGGGCFWGMEAVFKHTKGVIDVVSGYAGGKKQEAYYDIVSSGKTKHVEVVQVTYNPSQISFSKLLDVYFNVAHDPTQLNYQGPDYGLQYRSVIFYKTSEQKNEAEEKIAVLNQRHIFSTPVVTNLEPLDTFYLAEEYHQNYVKQHKKQPYVVVYDTPKLEKLKSVYPDLYRERE from the coding sequence ATGAAGAATGTATCCAGAGCAGAAGCTGTTAAAATTTCTCTGTTGATAGCACTAGCTTTTAGGGTTTGTTTTTGTGTAAAAGCCTATGCAGTAGAATCAGGTATCGAAACCAATCAGATAATCATGCCAGTCACCAAAACCATTGTATTGGGAGGGGGATGCTTTTGGGGTATGGAAGCTGTGTTTAAGCATACAAAAGGTGTGATTGATGTTGTTTCTGGTTATGCAGGTGGAAAGAAACAGGAGGCGTATTACGATATTGTTAGCAGTGGTAAGACAAAACATGTAGAGGTTGTTCAAGTTACTTATAATCCTTCACAAATCTCGTTTTCAAAGTTGTTAGATGTTTATTTCAATGTTGCCCACGATCCGACGCAACTCAACTATCAAGGTCCAGATTATGGCCTGCAATATCGTTCAGTAATTTTTTACAAAACCTCTGAACAAAAGAATGAAGCAGAAGAAAAAATTGCTGTTCTTAATCAACGTCACATTTTTTCAACTCCTGTTGTTACAAATCTCGAGCCGCTTGATACTTTTTATCTTGCCGAGGAGTATCACCAAAATTATGTAAAGCAACACAAAAAACAGCCTTATGTTGTTGTTTATGATACCCCGAAATTAGAAAAGCTGAAATCAGTATATCCTGATCTTTACAGAGAAAGAGAATGA
- the msrB gene encoding peptide-methionine (R)-S-oxide reductase MsrB, translating into MKRKQFLQWISKSFLLAVFVPYIKVFAADMVEKMTFSDKEWKSKLTKQQYAILRQEGTEYPFTSPLLDEHRDGTFICAGCGFPLFLSTQKFDSGTGWPSFFDVIPKHVEISMDYKIGVARKEYHCARCGGHQGHVFEDGPQPTGLRYCNNGAVLTFIPKRS; encoded by the coding sequence ATGAAACGTAAGCAGTTTCTTCAATGGATTTCCAAAAGTTTTCTTTTAGCCGTGTTTGTGCCTTACATCAAGGTTTTTGCAGCTGATATGGTAGAAAAAATGACGTTTTCTGATAAAGAGTGGAAAAGCAAACTTACAAAGCAACAATATGCTATTTTACGTCAGGAAGGGACGGAATATCCCTTTACAAGCCCTTTGCTTGATGAACATCGTGATGGGACATTTATATGTGCTGGTTGCGGCTTTCCTTTGTTTCTTTCTACCCAAAAATTCGATTCTGGTACAGGATGGCCAAGTTTTTTTGATGTCATCCCAAAGCATGTTGAAATTAGTATGGACTATAAGATTGGTGTAGCCCGTAAGGAGTATCATTGTGCACGTTGTGGTGGTCATCAAGGTCATGTATTTGAGGATGGGCCCCAGCCTACAGGTTTACGCTATTGCAATAATGGTGCAGTGTTAACTTTTATTCCCAAGAGATCATGA
- the crcB gene encoding fluoride efflux transporter CrcB has translation MNFYKNTLLFIGGGIGTLARYGLSMLALPISKDFPINTMIINITGSFIIGLFGTLTLASGKFPVPEDIRLFVMVGLCGGFTTFSSFSLQTLDLIRNGLIIRALVNIGLSVILCLCSVTIGHVTANYLNGRVI, from the coding sequence ATGAATTTCTATAAAAATACTCTCTTATTTATCGGAGGTGGGATAGGTACACTTGCCCGCTATGGTCTGTCGATGTTAGCATTGCCAATAAGCAAAGATTTCCCGATAAACACCATGATCATTAATATCACAGGCTCGTTTATCATTGGCCTTTTCGGTACGTTGACGCTAGCCAGCGGTAAATTTCCAGTTCCTGAAGATATCCGCCTGTTCGTAATGGTAGGATTATGCGGTGGCTTTACTACGTTCTCTTCATTCAGCCTACAAACCCTCGATTTAATCAGGAATGGATTAATAATTAGAGCACTTGTTAACATTGGTCTTTCTGTTATTCTCTGCCTCTGTTCTGTTACTATTGGCCATGTTACCGCCAATTATCTCAACGGAAGAGTAATATAA
- a CDS encoding polysaccharide deacetylase family protein, which yields MFVIKRVYSGKKIHLSFDDGPHSRNTKIILDILERNNINATFFVIGEKIKRNKDIIAMIYSGGHRIGCHLFQHYDMTTLSDRSIRNQIQMFENALSPFAPIDRILRPPYGAHSKRTDRILHSMGYHILFWNVDTEDWKRHQGWVDFGMRQIRNLNECLVLMHDIHYTTANQLEKFIKEIKEIGDASFVDLEAITGIPKPNTITKI from the coding sequence ATGTTCGTAATAAAAAGAGTTTATTCAGGAAAGAAAATACATCTTTCTTTTGACGACGGTCCTCATTCTAGAAATACGAAGATAATACTTGACATACTTGAGAGGAATAACATTAATGCCACATTCTTTGTGATTGGCGAAAAAATAAAAAGGAACAAAGATATTATTGCTATGATCTATTCTGGAGGACACAGAATTGGTTGTCACCTATTCCAGCATTATGATATGACAACATTAAGTGACAGGAGTATAAGAAACCAAATACAGATGTTCGAGAATGCTTTATCGCCCTTTGCTCCAATAGATCGTATATTAAGGCCTCCCTATGGAGCACATTCTAAAAGAACAGATAGAATATTACATTCAATGGGATATCACATTTTATTTTGGAATGTTGATACCGAAGACTGGAAGAGACATCAGGGATGGGTTGATTTCGGGATGAGACAAATAAGAAATTTAAATGAGTGTTTAGTTTTAATGCATGATATCCATTATACTACAGCCAATCAGTTAGAAAAATTCATAAAAGAAATTAAAGAGATCGGTGATGCTTCGTTTGTTGATCTTGAGGCTATTACAGGAATTCCAAAACCAAATACTATAACAAAAATTTAA
- a CDS encoding thermonuclease family protein, with the protein MTIQNQIFIKSFSQKQKKISNQDIQYTGLPFIIDGDSLEIGGKRFRLFGIDSPEFDQLCTKKGKQYSCGKESTIALKNLIKNKTINCTKQNVDSYQRILVICFLDQIEINRWMVINGYALAYQHYSDRYINDEIKARMLKVGIWSGSFEKPWKYRHKKHNTILLSR; encoded by the coding sequence ATGACAATACAAAATCAAATTTTCATTAAATCATTTTCTCAAAAGCAAAAAAAAATATCAAATCAAGATATTCAATATACTGGCTTACCTTTCATAATTGATGGTGATAGTCTCGAAATTGGAGGCAAACGTTTCAGACTTTTTGGAATTGATTCTCCAGAATTCGATCAACTCTGTACAAAAAAAGGTAAGCAATACTCATGTGGGAAAGAATCTACAATTGCGCTGAAAAATCTTATTAAGAATAAAACTATTAATTGTACAAAACAAAATGTAGATTCTTATCAACGAATTCTTGTTATTTGTTTTTTAGATCAAATAGAAATTAATCGCTGGATGGTTATAAATGGATATGCATTAGCCTATCAACATTATTCAGACCGCTACATTAACGATGAAATTAAAGCCAGAATGTTGAAAGTTGGTATATGGTCCGGATCTTTTGAGAAGCCCTGGAAATACCGTCATAAAAAGCATAACACTATACTCTTATCTAGGTAG
- a CDS encoding NAD-glutamate dehydrogenase translates to MVSRDLKRDRIIEMTEGEISRLGYSSVSADVLLGRAILDDLKKYTPSMLALVCASAYTHLKNWDFNEPYIDISEIEGVTPSEKAVSIITIVAANIPYLYQSVMAEITSRRWDLMLAVHPVLVWKNDCAPQLYSPFESQENSTQMSFIQIHVTKISHSESLALKEKLPLIVRKVRLVAKDSEEMLAQLDKVSQSFMSLKAVRYHVGIDEALEFLNWLRDGNFKIFGMRHYTLIREKKSLKLKSNEQTGLGILTDPEVFVFRFCQETPFMTPEVCDFLEGPDLLIIAKSNLKSIVSGKYVDYIGIKCFDPMGKVIGELRIVGLFTYSSYLQNASRVPLLRAKIVKVKEHFGFDPASHYSRVLQNTLDYYPRDDLFQIDPILLSSFCEQINELSERPHVRVLPRIDRFNRFVSILVYVFREDFNSVVCEKIGDYFSEVYEGHVSAIYPSFLEEPLTRIHFIIGRSGGRTPRPSQEKLETVVASLVTRWEEKFKKLAGAGAPSLLVNQAFRDIFSPEQAVDDLKYIITCASGKEELCIRFLDKKDNSIQIKIFHADNHVSLSRRVPLLENLGFTVISEDTFKIGVVGKGGQRFVILYQMELEPAANSLHVDLGRCSKDLVEAFKIIFQGRVDDDLFNRLVILSGLRVYEVNVLRSYARYFRQTSITLSQDFIALALNKNPLISKLIFLLFRDRFDPILSNTTRKKRTNQHLKEINKCLLLVPNLDEDNVLRRYVNLIMATVRTNYFQNLQNNGLLSFKLDPSKIDTLVEPRPFREIFVYGPEVEGVHLRFGRIARGGLRWSDRAEDYRTEALGLVKAQRVKNAVIVPVGAKGCFYPRKLPIEGSRNEIFNAGHEAYKIYIRALLSLTDNIENQRILPPPNIIRLDDDDPYFVVAADKGTATFSDTANKLAKEMNFWLEDAFASGGSSGYDHKKMGITARGAWEAVKRHFREMNIDIQSMPFTVVGIGDMSGDVFGNGMLLSKKIKLIAAFDHRDIFIDPDPDMETTFSERNRIFKLSSSSWQDFNLKILSQGGMIISRKVKSVKLTPEAAHAIGMSKIIVTPFEIMSAILKAPVDLLWFGGIGTYISSPQELDVEVGDPANNLIRVSADQVQAKVIGEGANLGVTQQGRIVYALNGGRINSDAIDNSGGVNSSDLEVNIKIALASAMRDGKLTLQKRNRLLISMTSEVIDIVLRNNYLQSLAISLEQRRGISMMREFSQLINVFEEEGVLNRQIENLPDANVFKERCRSQKPLTRPEIGVLLSYAKLTLSEHLMQNDLIDDPWFLKLLFNYFPLKMHKLYANDIINHQLKREIIAAVLANAIINYGGPCFAVSLAKATDSSPVNVVRAATIAYEGYGLESLWMEVDSLDNKISGEFQNRIYEEIRFIFKKLTYVLIKNKEFLGSIDTSVKKLSTAFHKLNNLLTEKVPVKWLEDFNSKVDQMIADQVPHDLAKKIVQMQFLIIVPDLIEISEKCKATLFKVLEMWCAVSESFYIDELLSKANKITVEEHYENLALSAEIDWVYSIRHKIISKALITNNSVIKMLQEEEIQKINNKIAQIIASEKITPACVTIITHLLSDILLKIE, encoded by the coding sequence GTGGTTTCACGAGATTTGAAACGAGATAGAATTATTGAAATGACTGAAGGTGAGATAAGTCGTTTGGGGTATTCATCTGTTAGTGCAGATGTTCTTTTGGGTAGGGCAATCCTTGATGACCTTAAAAAATATACACCATCAATGCTTGCATTGGTTTGTGCATCTGCCTATACACATTTAAAAAATTGGGATTTTAATGAACCTTACATAGATATCAGTGAAATTGAAGGAGTTACTCCTTCTGAGAAAGCCGTTAGTATAATAACGATTGTTGCAGCCAATATTCCATATCTTTATCAATCAGTGATGGCAGAAATAACAAGCCGTCGCTGGGATTTAATGCTTGCAGTTCATCCAGTTTTAGTCTGGAAAAATGACTGTGCTCCGCAATTATATTCTCCTTTTGAATCTCAAGAAAACTCAACTCAGATGAGTTTTATACAGATTCATGTTACAAAAATTTCGCATTCAGAGTCATTAGCTCTTAAGGAAAAGTTACCTTTAATTGTCAGAAAAGTACGATTGGTAGCAAAAGATTCAGAAGAAATGTTAGCTCAATTAGATAAAGTAAGTCAATCTTTTATGAGTTTAAAAGCTGTTCGGTATCATGTAGGAATAGATGAAGCATTAGAATTTCTTAATTGGTTGAGAGATGGTAATTTTAAAATCTTTGGTATGAGACATTATACTCTCATACGAGAAAAAAAATCATTGAAACTGAAAAGTAATGAACAAACAGGACTCGGTATTTTAACTGATCCTGAGGTTTTTGTGTTTAGGTTTTGTCAAGAAACACCATTCATGACACCTGAGGTTTGTGATTTTTTAGAAGGTCCTGATTTATTAATTATTGCCAAATCTAATCTTAAATCCATTGTTTCAGGGAAATACGTGGATTACATAGGCATTAAGTGTTTTGATCCCATGGGGAAGGTAATAGGTGAATTACGTATTGTCGGGTTATTTACGTATTCTTCTTATCTACAAAACGCTTCGAGAGTCCCACTACTACGTGCAAAGATTGTTAAAGTAAAAGAACATTTTGGTTTTGATCCTGCAAGTCACTATAGTCGTGTGTTACAAAATACACTGGATTATTATCCACGGGATGACCTTTTTCAAATTGATCCAATTCTCTTGTCATCTTTTTGTGAACAGATTAATGAGCTTTCAGAGCGTCCTCATGTAAGAGTTTTACCTCGTATTGATCGATTCAATCGATTTGTTTCTATTTTGGTTTATGTATTTCGTGAGGACTTTAATTCTGTCGTTTGCGAAAAGATTGGTGATTATTTTTCTGAAGTTTATGAAGGCCACGTGTCAGCTATTTACCCGAGTTTTCTTGAAGAACCACTGACGCGTATTCATTTTATTATAGGTCGTTCAGGAGGTCGTACACCACGTCCTTCTCAGGAAAAGCTTGAGACAGTAGTTGCCTCATTAGTTACGCGTTGGGAAGAGAAATTTAAGAAGCTTGCAGGAGCAGGGGCTCCAAGTTTGTTGGTTAATCAAGCTTTTCGTGATATTTTTTCTCCAGAACAAGCAGTTGACGATTTAAAGTATATTATAACTTGTGCCAGCGGTAAAGAGGAGTTGTGTATTCGCTTTTTAGATAAAAAAGATAATAGCATACAGATAAAAATTTTTCATGCAGATAATCATGTATCTTTATCACGGCGTGTACCACTTCTTGAGAATTTAGGTTTCACTGTAATTAGTGAGGATACTTTTAAAATTGGTGTTGTTGGTAAGGGAGGCCAACGGTTTGTTATATTATATCAAATGGAATTAGAGCCAGCAGCTAATAGTTTACATGTTGATCTTGGACGTTGCAGTAAAGACCTTGTAGAGGCTTTCAAGATTATTTTTCAAGGTCGAGTAGATGATGATTTATTCAATCGTTTGGTGATTTTATCAGGATTAAGAGTCTATGAAGTTAATGTTTTGCGCTCTTATGCTCGTTATTTTCGACAAACATCTATAACATTGTCGCAAGATTTTATCGCATTGGCTTTAAATAAAAACCCTTTAATTAGCAAGCTTATTTTCTTGTTATTTCGAGATCGATTTGATCCAATTTTATCAAATACAACACGAAAAAAACGCACGAATCAACATTTGAAGGAAATTAATAAATGCTTGTTATTAGTTCCTAATCTAGATGAAGATAATGTTTTACGGCGTTATGTTAATTTAATTATGGCTACTGTGCGGACTAATTATTTTCAGAATCTTCAAAATAATGGGTTACTTTCTTTTAAATTAGATCCATCTAAAATTGATACCTTAGTCGAGCCAAGACCATTTCGTGAAATATTCGTGTATGGGCCAGAAGTAGAAGGAGTGCACCTGCGTTTTGGTAGAATAGCTCGAGGAGGATTACGGTGGTCAGATCGAGCAGAAGATTATCGTACTGAAGCGTTAGGTCTGGTAAAGGCACAAAGAGTTAAGAATGCAGTGATTGTTCCTGTGGGAGCAAAAGGATGTTTTTATCCTCGAAAATTGCCCATTGAAGGAAGCCGGAATGAAATTTTTAATGCTGGGCATGAAGCGTATAAGATTTATATTCGTGCATTATTGTCTTTAACGGATAATATTGAAAACCAAAGAATTCTGCCTCCTCCAAATATCATTCGATTGGATGATGATGATCCTTATTTTGTGGTAGCAGCAGATAAAGGAACTGCAACATTTTCAGATACAGCAAATAAATTAGCTAAGGAAATGAATTTTTGGTTAGAGGATGCTTTTGCTTCAGGCGGTTCTAGTGGCTATGATCATAAGAAAATGGGCATCACTGCTCGAGGAGCATGGGAGGCAGTAAAGAGACATTTTCGGGAAATGAATATCGATATCCAATCCATGCCTTTTACAGTTGTTGGAATTGGTGACATGTCAGGTGATGTATTTGGTAATGGTATGCTCTTATCTAAGAAGATTAAACTTATTGCTGCTTTTGATCATCGAGATATTTTTATAGACCCTGATCCTGATATGGAAACTACTTTTTCTGAACGTAATCGTATTTTTAAATTATCCTCTTCTAGCTGGCAAGATTTCAATCTAAAAATCCTCTCTCAGGGAGGGATGATTATTTCAAGGAAAGTGAAATCTGTAAAATTAACTCCTGAAGCAGCTCATGCTATTGGAATGTCGAAGATAATTGTTACTCCTTTTGAAATTATGTCTGCTATTTTGAAAGCGCCAGTTGATCTTTTATGGTTTGGTGGAATTGGAACTTATATTTCTTCACCACAGGAGCTAGATGTTGAGGTTGGTGATCCTGCAAATAATTTAATACGTGTTAGTGCAGATCAAGTGCAAGCAAAAGTTATTGGTGAAGGAGCTAATCTTGGAGTTACGCAACAAGGTCGTATTGTTTATGCATTAAATGGTGGACGTATTAATTCTGATGCGATTGATAATTCGGGAGGAGTAAATTCTTCTGACCTGGAAGTTAATATAAAAATTGCATTAGCCTCTGCTATGCGAGATGGAAAACTTACCTTACAAAAGCGTAATCGATTATTAATATCAATGACTTCCGAAGTAATCGATATTGTTTTGCGTAATAATTATCTTCAATCGTTAGCGATATCTTTAGAGCAACGTAGAGGTATTTCTATGATGCGAGAGTTCTCACAACTTATAAATGTATTTGAAGAAGAAGGAGTTCTTAATCGACAGATTGAAAACTTGCCAGATGCTAATGTTTTTAAGGAAAGATGTCGTTCTCAAAAACCACTAACACGACCAGAAATAGGTGTTTTACTCTCTTATGCAAAGCTAACATTATCAGAACACTTAATGCAGAATGATTTAATAGATGATCCATGGTTTTTAAAGTTACTGTTTAATTATTTCCCACTTAAAATGCATAAGTTATATGCTAATGATATTATAAACCATCAACTAAAAAGGGAAATAATTGCAGCAGTTTTGGCTAACGCTATCATTAATTATGGAGGACCTTGTTTTGCTGTGAGTTTAGCAAAAGCAACAGATTCTTCTCCTGTAAATGTTGTTCGTGCTGCAACTATTGCCTATGAGGGCTATGGGTTAGAGTCTTTATGGATGGAAGTCGATAGTCTTGATAATAAAATTAGTGGAGAGTTCCAAAATAGAATATATGAAGAGATTAGATTTATTTTTAAAAAACTTACATATGTGCTTATTAAGAATAAAGAATTTTTAGGCAGTATAGATACTTCTGTAAAGAAGTTGAGTACAGCATTTCATAAATTGAATAATCTTCTAACAGAAAAAGTTCCAGTAAAGTGGTTAGAAGATTTTAATTCTAAAGTAGATCAAATGATTGCGGATCAAGTTCCACATGATTTGGCTAAAAAAATTGTGCAAATGCAGTTTTTAATAATAGTTCCTGATTTAATAGAAATTTCTGAGAAATGTAAGGCTACTTTATTCAAGGTATTAGAAATGTGGTGTGCTGTTTCAGAAAGTTTTTATATTGATGAATTGCTTTCTAAGGCCAATAAGATTACGGTTGAAGAGCATTATGAAAATCTTGCATTATCCGCAGAAATTGATTGGGTATATTCTATACGACATAAAATAATTTCTAAGGCGCTTATCACAAATAATTCAGTGATCAAAATGTTACAAGAAGAAGAGATTCAGAAAATAAACAACAAGATTGCACAGATTATTGCTTCAGAAAAAATAACACCAGCATGTGTAACTATTATCACTCATTTATTGTCAGATATTTTATTGAAAATTGAGTAA